GATTGCTTACCCGCTGACATCTAGAATCTCTCTTGAGATCTTCATCTTCTTGGTGGTTCCTTTGTAGAGATCTTCAAGGCTACAAGGGAGCTTGTTCTCTATAGGAGCCACTTTCCTAGGTGCAgcctgatgatgatgatgatggtggtggtggttgtggtgACTtgatccaccaccaccacctcctcctcctcctccaccaaaGGGAGTCGAGAAACCGAAAAACTCAGCGAATATATCATCAGCACTTCTAGGGTTGAATCCTGTGGAGAAGTAGGAAGCTCCACCACCACCAGTAGCATTAGGAGGTGGAACGTTCCCTTTTAAACCTTCCTCACCATACTGATCGTACACCGCTCTCTTCTGAGGATCGCTAAGAACctaaaacaatacaaagaccaAAGTGTAGCTACATAAAGCCGAATCAAAGTAACAATCCTACACACCCTCTTGAGAACCCTAGAGTTAGGTCAAACATAAAGCAACCATCTTTCACTTTATTCTATGATTCTAACACGAAATCTAGCAAACCCACAAGATCAAATCGTGAAAAATCAGCAATCTGTGCGACTAATTGATTGAAAGGCGACAACTTTAGGGATGAATTCAAATAAAGGAATCAACTTTTGAGCAGAGAAATATAAGAGAAAGAGACATTATTACATCGTAGGCTTCGGAGATCTGTTTGAATTTAGCTTCGGCTTCTTTTTTGTTGGTGGGGTTCTTGTCGGGATGCCATTTCATGGCGAGCTTTCTGTAAGCTTTCTTGAGGTCATCGTCGCTGGCGCTTCTATCGACCTGTAGAAGCTTGTAGTAATCCACACCCATCtcgcctccttcttcttctctctttggCTTCTTCACGTTTTCCTGAATCTGATTtgtgatttaattaaaaaaaaaacgtatttTTTTCTGGGTTTATATCTCTCTGTCGACgtcttctctctattctctttctctttcactTTCACAATTGAAGTTTCTTACAAGTAGGGAATCTCGTGGAAGTTTCGAGAAGACACGATCTCTATCTGTCTCTCTTCGTTGACGGTGTTTTGCCCTCTTGCCTCTTTTGCCTTCGCCCTTTCCGTTTGTTTTCATtctctcttttattattttccttttgttttgttttccatttattaaaaagtaaatattaaggATTGTATTCAACTAGAAATTTGAgctgattaattttatttaattataatttttatttggttaattattgttattagaaatattataaattataaattttaacctttttataacattttgatagttttttttagttaaatcgcttgaaattatttatttgatatatctccataaatatcatattttgtgaaatttctaGTCTGGtatttgattaataatttatcaggttttgtatcaaaaattttaattctaaatcttaaaaattactttttaggATTAGTTCTACATATTAATTAGTAGGGAAAAAACTTATAGAAGAAGTAAAATTATTGTGATGGATTTTCTTAAAACAGCTcaaagttatataattaaaatcatcAGACGTGAATAATCACAAACAGATggattttttattcaaaaaaaaatataatcatatagAGTTCATTTgttccaaaaaataaattagttttctaaAAACGCATTGAcgagaaatataatatatttttgtccGGCCCATTAATTAGCCTGATAGTTTATGGGCTGAGTCCATAATGGAAATCTTGATGGATGGGTAATCTTCTCCGCAagtgtgtgtatatatttttacttgTATCTGTTTAGTTTATTACATACAGTTCAGTTCCGGAAGAAAAGCATCATTCCTCTCTAACTTGCACTTTAAAGACTTAGGGTTTGCTCGATTGGTCCGAGATTTCAAATTCCGAGGATTCCACAGATTGATCGAGCGCCCAATTGATTGAGATGGCTCCAGGTCCAGATCCGAACAGCGTTGGTGATGGTGCGAAGCGAGATGAAGCTACGACTAAGGTTCCTTCCAAGGAtccaaagaagaaggatgaTAAGAAGGAAGAGGATCtggtaacatttttttttcttctcattctCTTTGAACTTTCTGTTTAGAATCTGGTAACTTTGCTTTCGCTACAAAGTTTGTTTAGGATCCGATTTTAAGCTGTAGATTTTTGCAGTAATGTAGCTTCTTGTTCAgagatttagggttttagatGAGAATCTGTTAATTGGTTTTGAAAGCCACGGCAAATTGACTTGGTTTTTGCATCTGATGTGATTTGTGTAGTCGGAAGAGGACTTGCAACTGAAGCAGAACCTGGAGCTCTATGTTGAGAGGGTTCAAGACCCTAATCCTGAACTGCAGAAGGCTGCTCTCGAAAGCATGAGGTAATCTTCATCGACTTCATTGGAGCTGTAAGTATTGTGTTCATgatttaatcttaattttaattcCGAGGTCTATGTTTTTTTCATCTGTAGGCAGGAGATCCGTGCCTCAACAAGCTCCATGACGTCGGTTCCAAAACCCCTCAAGTTTCTCCGTCCTCACTATGGAACTCTTAAGGAGTTTCATAAAAATATGGCCGAGTCCGATCTCAAGGTACATCTTCTGACATTTCAAGAAAGTTATTACCATCGTCTTGCTCATTCTGCTGTGTATTTGCAGAAATTGCTGGCTGATATTCTGTCTGTCTTGGCACTGACCATGTCTGCTGAGGGTGAAAGGGTATGTGCCTTCTTCCTATTATACTAGTACAACATATATATTCTAACATATCGCTATTTGTTTCATATTCTCATCACTGGATTGCTTCCTTTTTGTTATCTCTCTGTTTACGCTAATGATATTCCTTAATTAGATTTGTATTTTGTGGTTCTTGGTAGAATTTGACATAGTTTATGTTGCTTGCTTTTGTTATTCAacactcttttcttttttttttttgaaaagaattttaaatttattcatctcAAAAAAAACCTTGTTACAGTGAGTAAACTGCTATTGTTCCAaaagattaaaacaaaatacataaaagcTTTTTATCTTCTTCCAAACCAAACTCTCATGGCACCTTCATATTTATCTCCTTTTCAGGAAAGCTTAGGATATAGGCTGACTGGATCAGAGGGTGACATCGGATCGTGGGGTCACGAGTATGTCAGGAATTTGGCTGGAGAGATTGCAGAAGAGTACACAGTTCGTCAGGTTAGAAAACAGAATTGGTCATGAATacttttatgtttggtttttcTCTACCGGCTCGTTAATGAATATTATGACAATGTGCTTCTCtactctattcttttttttcttgtgaaaTCAGGGTGAGGAGTCTTCTATTGAGGACTTAATGGATCTTGTGCAGCAAATTGTTGCTTTTCACATGAAGGTGAGATCCCTGTCATGCTTACTTTTCTCGGTTCCGTTGTGtacctaaattaataaaaactttcaTTTATAGTCTTGAGACTTGCCTCTCTTGTGTTTGCCTATCTCTGAATGATTCCATTTTTATTGCAGCATAATGCAGAAACTGAAGCTGTTGACCTCTTAATGGATGTTGAGGATCTTGATCTCTTACTTGAGCATGTTGACCGCACTAATTTCAGGAGGACGTGCAACTATCTCACGAGTGCAGCCAAGTAATCTTTTATATGATCATCTTATTCATTTGACTAGTGTTATACACTCATATGTCGTTTTAGATTACTCACTGTTAATTTTCTTATGAGATGAGCTCTCATGAGCTTTGGTTGTTTAGCTCACACATGACCACCCCCTTTGATATGTTTCTATTTGTGTAGGTACCTTCCAGGACCGGATGACATGCTGGTTTTAGATATTGCTTACATGATCTACATTAAGTTTGAAGAATATCCAAACGCTCTGCAGATTGCACTGTTTCTTGATAACATGCAGGTCTGGTTTCTAATCTTCATACATAACTTAATATCTTCTCTCTGCACCATGGAGACAACTGGAAAATTCTCCAAgtgatgtattttttttacttgataTATTTTTCCTTATTGCAGTATGTGAAGCAAGTATTTACCTCATGCACTGATCTGCTAAGAAAGAAACAGTTCTGCTACATGATATCACGTCATGTAAGTGTTTATGAATAATGATTAACATCACTGAGGAGATTCAGCACCTGATGAGTGATGACTTACTTcttatttatctttttctctTATAATTCCCCAATGCAGGGCATCACCTTTGAGCTTGACCCTGAGATGGTTGAAAATGATGTTGACAGAGAAATGTTACAGGATATTGTTAATAACACTAAGTTAAGCGAAGGATATCTGACGCTTGCAAGGGATATTGAGGTCATGGAGGCCAAGACCCCTGAAGACATCTACAAGGTATATCAGTTTTATCAAAATTAGGCCTGTTATTGGTTTATTTGGTCACATTATCTGTTTTGTCAgtgtttcttatctattttatgAACTTTTGCAGGCTCACTTGCTTGATGGCAGGGCTAGCTCTGGTCCAAGTGCGGACTCCGCTAGACAAAATCTGGCTGCCACTTTTGTGAATGCATTTGTAAATGCTGGTTTTGGCCAGGTATGATCTCAGATTCTTATTCTGTGcttaatgaaaataaatattttaagctAGGATGCccttttgatatatttattcgTTTGTTGCAGGACAAATTAATGACAGTGCCATCAGATTCGACCAGTGGATCTGCTGGAAACTGGCTCttcaaaaacaaagaacatGGCAAGACCAGTGCAGCTGCTAGTCTGGTATGCCTCTTGTTACATAATAGATTGACTAGCTGTGTTCACTTCGTTAAAGTGAAAACTCTAACGATACCTCGTTGTTTCTTAATGCTAGGGTATGATTCTATTGTGGGATGTGGACGCTGGACTTACTCATCTCGACAAATATTTCCATACCAATGATAATCCAATCATCGCTGGAGCTCTTCTAGGTGTTGGGATTGTTAACTGCGGCATTAAGAATGATTGTGATCCTGTGAGTTGATTTCTTTTTCGATTTAGAGGAGCCTCTGTGCTGCCACACACTCTTCTCACTCACATTTCTTTCTCAGGCATTGGCCCTTCTTGGAGAATATATTGACAAAGAGGATTCATCTGTTCGAATCGGTGCTATTATGGGTCTCGGGATTGCATATGCGGGCTCCCAAAATGATCAGGTGAAGATATGTTTCCACTTATTACCTACAGTTCTATGTTGAATCTTCTGTTAACGAGACAATAACATGCCCTCACTATTTGGACAGATAAAAAGCAGTTTGTCTCCAATACTAAATGATGCAAAAGCACCTCTCGATGTGATTGCATTTGCTGCACTCAGTTTGGGGATGATTTATGTCGGTTCGTGTAACGAAGAGGTTGCACAGTCCATCATATTTGCTTTGATGGATCGGAGTGAGGCAGAACTCGGTGAAGCCCTCACTCGTTTCTTGCCTCTTGGACTTGGACTTTTGTACCTTGGCAAACAGGTAGGCAACGAGTCGTGTACTTGATTACACTGTTATTTCTATCGCTTGTCAGTGTTATAACTTTGTTCCAATATCGAGCAGGAAAGTGTGGAGGCTACCGCAGAGGTTTCAAAGACATTCAATGAGAAAATCAGAAAGTATTGTGACATGACACTTCTTTCTTGTGCGTATGCTGGAACTGGGAATGTCCTTAAGGTACCTAATCTAGTTTACTAGTGGTTAAATTGCTTTCTAGTTTAGTTGCTGACTCTGTAAGTGTTCAGGTCCAAGACCTTCTGGCTCAGTGTGGAGAGCATCTGGAGAAAGGTGATAACCACCAGGGTCCAGCTGTGCTTGGATTAGCGATGGTTGCTATGTCTGAAGAATTGGGTCTTGATATGGCGATCCGTTCTCTCGAGCGCGTGCTACAGTATGGAGAACAGAACGTTCGTCGAGCGGTGCCTTTGGCCCTTGGTCTCCTATGTATATCAAACCCAAAGGTgaacatactttttttttttaaatctgattTTACTTTACTTTATAAGAATACTCTCTAATATTTTCCATGATTCCAGGTGACTGTTATGGACACCTTGAGCCGGCTTAGCCATGACACAGATTCGGAAGTTGCCATGGTGAGTTATCTTTTCACCACTCAAGATTCAGGGTGTAGTAGTTATTTCATTCGACTTAATCTTCAGCGCTGGACTGATGTTCTCATCTGATTCCTACAGTCAGCAATTATCTCCCTTGGTTTGATCGGCGCTGGAACTAACAACGCAAGGATTGCCGGCATGCTTAGAAACCTCTCCAGCTATTATTACAAGGATGCCAGCCTTCTCTTCTGTGTAATGTGTTAAAATTTGATGTTCTTTTTTCGTGTAATAAACACAGTTCTTCTCATTTTGTTAAGTTGTGATTGCAGGTGCGTATTGCTCAAGGGCTGGTGCATATGGGAAAGGGTCTCTTAACTCTTAGCCCCTTCCACTCCGAAAGGCTCTTGCTATCTCCGtaagttttttatataatattatgtgaATACTTTATTTTCAAAGATTGGTGTTgtatctttttttgttaaaactctATCCTGAATATGTGTGTTGTATTTTTGTGTGCCTAGAACCGCGCTTGCTGGTATAGTAACGTTGTTGCATGCATGCCTTGACATGAAATCCATCATACTGGGGAAATACCATTATGTGCTCTACTTCCTCGTTCTGGCGATGCAGGTGAGTGCATGTTCTGTCCGAGGAGGATTTCTTTgttaaaatcgattttttttgtGTATTAACCACAAACGGTTTGAGTGTGTAGCCAAGGATGATGCTGACGGTGGATGAGAACCTGAAGCCCATCTCCGTGCCAGTGCGGGTGGGACAAGCGGTTGATGTGGTTGGACAGGCAGGTCGACCCAAGACAATCACTGGGTTCCAAACGCACTCAACACCAGTTCTCCTTGCTGCTGGGGAGAGAGCTGAGCTCGCAACTGACAAGTATGTTGTTCCCTCTAGAATCATTTTCCTGCTCAAGAAGAAACTCTGTTATGCATTTTGGAAtctaatgtttttcttttcggGTCACAGGTACATTCCGTTGTCTCCCATACTGGAAGGTTTCATCATATTGAAAGAAAATCCAGACTATAGAGAGGAGTGAATCCAAAGTTTGAAGTGAAGAGCAGTCAACTACTCTCAGGAAGAGCTATCCTAATGGTTGTTATGTGCACAACGAATCCTTTTATTTGCTTAGTTTATTCGGCTTTATGTTCCCATTAAATGGTTTAgttaacaatttatttttgttgaaacGCTTATCACTAAATCATTCTAAAGTTGGATAATCTTTTTCcctaaatttttagttttttttttgttaaaaaaaattgggataTTTGGTATACTGCCCCCTAATTTTAATTTCATGCTTTGTTCCCACTCAAACTCTCCAGTTGCAGAGGCGTCTCCGTTGTCCTTAGGATGTGGCAAAAACTATGTAATATAAAATGTTAGGAAGGTGACCCCCCGCAAGCTGGCGTGCAAGGCTTACTCgtttacaataatttttttgtttgaggCCTTTCCCAACTACCACAAAATAATTCTCAAGAGTACACAATCTTATTGAAATTAACAACCAGCAAAAGTAAGGATGTACATGTATATTGATGGTTTAGTTTCCTCAGAGAAAAAAACTACAAACGAAGAAATAAATGAATTGAATACAATTTCGGCTGTTTTTTTGGTATACGTATGAACATGGTTAGTTATATCGACACTGTTGGGTGTTGATCTCCTCCcgctagaaaaaaaaaactaatttaatgGCCACGACCTCTTGGACTAGGACCTGAAGCCAAACGCTGAAACCAGGAACCCACCGTCGACTTCATCTTCTCAACACTCATCACCGTCGCTCTTTCCTCTCCCGGCTTCTCCATCAGAACCCTCCCGGCCGCGGCAGGAACCACGAGGTGTTCTAACACCAACAACGATACCATCATCACCACGATCAAAATAGTAGACCAGCTAGATCTCCTCATTTTCTTTTGCTCTGTCTGCTTTACGTTGTACGGACAAGGAAACAATACGGAGCTTCGAAGTAGTCGGGTAATAAACTAGAAGATTTCTCGGGGGAaatagttttttgtttgttttgttaagaaaataaattaggAGTTATGTTTATGTTGGATATCAGATAAAGGagagggagtatatatatatgcttaagTTACGAGGAAGTGGTCATGACTCAATGAGTTCATCACTTAGGTCGGATTTCACCAGCGCCATCTCACGATTGGCGTGTTGACCAAGTATTGTGACTTGAACAGGTCGCTCTACGACACTTTGCCATGTACGCTATTACATTACACACTTATACTCATCatggttttagttttaaaataatttattagaattttgaGAAAGAAtgtgtgtttaaaaaaaatatatcgtGGGACTGTTTACGCGTTTATAACTAACATCTAACATGCAAATTTCTCAAGATATTATTATCAtcctattcttttttttatcatcctATTCATAtccttttaattaaaattttttgcTTAGCAATATGATTACTTATgctagatattttaatttttaagacaTATTAATCCCGAGATTAAAACAAATTGCATTTCAATCAAACATTTCGGTGGCGATGAGTTTGGACAACAAAACAAAGGTTTACTTTTGTTCTGAAAAGTCAAAGCTTGAGTTTTGAAACTTAACGCGTAAGCCACGACTTGACTAATTGAAGTACCGCAAGAGGACCAATTCACAGTTTCACCTAAAATAACTCTTTTACCAGTTTAGGTTGAAGGAACAACCGAACAACATTCAATAACTAACACACTACGAGACGAAAGTAGGTTGAAACCGTTGAAGtgtaagataaaaaaaagacGCATAAATTGTGTTATTTAGTGAAATTTTGTACGATTAattcagaaacaaaaataacaatataagTGTTAGGCAGTTGGATTTTTCTTGTGTCCATTTAACCTTTTTTAAAATGTGTATCTAAGACTGTTGATATTCAAAACATGAGAATTTGACTTGTCCTAATGATAAGGATGGATATGCTTGTGCTACTACTCCCTCCTACCAAACTAGTAAAAGTCCGACGACGCAAAGATTTTGTCAAAGCTAAAgccttttttttaatgattaatttttttgcataACCAGAAAAATGGACTTCTTGCCggaaaatcaaaacatattaaacttgAATATACTGTATGATTTATTGACTTTCAATATATCAACtatttcaaaaacaaagaaaatcacAGAATGAGTTATTTTgtgtgatataaattaaaattgtattttcaaatataattacCCAAGAAAATTCTTTAAGGCCCAATTAGCAAACCTTATTGGGCTTTCAAAGATTAGAAAATCCTAAATTGTTATTTATCAGCCCATCTAAGTACAACAATACAAAGCTTCATCCCCACTCTCAAAAACCTCACAAATCTCTAGGGTTTTACTGTCTGCAACCAAATCTCTTTCGCtcaccctctctctctctctctctctctctctctctttcaccgTTACTCTCTGCCGTGAGCAATGAGGATTAAGACGATATCAAGATCGGTTGATGAATTCACCCGTGAAAGAAGTCAGGATCTTCAGGTAAATTTTCAATTCCAATCATCACAAAACTATGATTCAGTTTAcactctctccctctctccatAACCTGATCAAACATggggtttggtttggtttcagagGGTCTTTCACAACTTCGACCCGAGTCTTCGACCCATGGAGAAGGCGGTTGAGTATCAGAGGGCACTCACAGCTGCCAAACTTGAGAAGGTAATAACTGCAATCATCTAAAAGCTTTGATTAGTATTGATTCACAAAGTTATCAACTTTGCTTGTGGGTTTTTGCTTTGTAGATATTCGCAAGGCCGTTCGTAGGAGCAATGGATGGGCATCGAGATGGAATCTCGTGTATGGCTAAGAACCCTAATTACTTGAAGGGAATCTTCTCCGCTTCTATGGATggaggtttgttttttttttctccaaggTTTAACTTTATTGCAGAGTTTGATAGTGAATATGATGAAAaggagaatatatatatatatgtatttagtAATAGCCTAAGCGCATTAGGATTTATTCTTGTATGTTTCTTCTTTGCAGATATTCGTCTTTGGGATATCGCTACCAGGTTGAGATCTTCTATATTCTCATGAACTTGTTTGAATTTCATTTTTGTATCTTCTTGTACTAATTTATATGTTCTGTCAGGCGTACGGTTTGCCAATTTCCTGGTCATCAAGGAGCTGTGCGTGGTCTTACAGTATCAACCGATGGCAATGTTTTGGTTTCATGCGGAATTGATAGCACGTaagatatatatgtttttttaaaaagtctttTTCAGTCCTTGACAGAGACTAAAGATGAATGCATTTGTGCAGTGTTCGTTTGTGGAACGTTCCTCGTCCTTCGCTTGAAGACTCTGACCTCTCTTCTGAAAAATCTGCTGAGGTGAttcattgttttttcttctttttcttataaccttgtattttcttatatcgTTTTATCCTAATAACAagctttatctttttttttttttttttctctcagcCGTCTGCGGTCTATGTCTGCAAGAATGCGTTATTGTTAAGCGTCTTACCATCttcactccatttctcattATTCTCTCTGTCCACAAAAACTTGAGCTGTTTttgctttctttcctttctaGGGCTGTTGATCATCAGTTTGAAGGAGAACTTTTTGCTACTGCCGGAGCTCAAATTGATATATGGAATCATAATAGGTTAATCAGACTCTCTTGCTAAAAAGAAATCTGATGTTTTGTCTTTCTTAAATCTTGAACCAgcgcttatatctttttttttgtaattaggTCTCAGCCAGTCCACAGTTTCAAGCCTGGCAATGACTCTGTAATATCTGTCCGGTTTAATCCTGGAGAGCCTGATATATTGGCGGTATCTTCTAAGTATATATTCTTGAAACTTGTGAATGTTGTGTAACTATCTGAGGTTAGACGTTCCATAGCTTCCCTCTTACACTGAAtacttgtttctcttcttccaGCGATCGGAGAATGATCATTTATGATATCCGCATGTCTTCTGCAGCAAGGGAAATTCGCATGCAGGTATGTAATTGAAACTCCCTCACTCACTCATTCTTTTCATATGTAAAAGCATTCTCTTTTACtcttcaaacttaaaaaaattgtttgtatTTTGGTCAGACCAAAACAAACTCAATCGCATGGAACCCTATGGAGCCTATGAACTTCACAGGTGTAAGTGAATAATCATAGAATGAAAATTTCTCTCAGCATTTGTCAGTGTGGCTTGTCTTGATTGATGAAACTGAATAGGCAAATGAAGATGGCAATTGCTATAGTTTTGATGGTAGAAAGAATGAAGAAGCCAAGTGCGTGCATAAAGATCATGTTTCTGCAGTGTAAGAATTAATAAAATCCCAAGTATCCAGTATAACATTCAacatgagatatatatatatgtatcatatGCATTctaatttaaatcatattttttttccagGATGGATATTGATTTTTCACCAACTGGTCGTGAATTCGTCACGGGTTCTTATGATCGATCCGTGAGAATCTTCCCATACAATGGAGGACACAGCAGAGAAATCTACCATACAAAGAGGATGCAGAGGTACAATCTAGTAAACAACTCTGTTTATACACCTCTGTTGAACCACTTTGTTAATTTAATTGCAAACACTGTACAGCTTCTTCTATATATTAAtgcgtttgttttttttctttcttgtagAGTATTCTGTGTCAAGTATAGCAGTGATGCTACCTATGTTATATCGGGGAGTGATGACACTAATCTCAGGCTATGGAAGGCCAAAGCATCAGAGCAACTAGGAGTTGTAAGAATCTgttccttttcttttgttatacAGCATTAAACAAGAATGGTAAATTCTCATATGCTGATTGGTGTTTTACAGATTCTTCCAAGGGAGCAGAAGAAGCATGAGTACAATGAAGCGGTGAA
This genomic interval from Raphanus sativus cultivar WK10039 unplaced genomic scaffold, ASM80110v3 Scaffold0015, whole genome shotgun sequence contains the following:
- the LOC108848555 gene encoding uncharacterized protein LOC108848555 isoform X1, encoding MGVDYYKLLQVDRSASDDDLKKAYRKLAMKWHPDKNPTNKKEAEAKFKQISEAYDVLSDPQKRAVYDQYGEEGLKGNVPPPNATGGGGASYFSTGFNPRSADDIFAEFFGFSTPFGGGGGGGGGGGSSHHNHHHHHHHHQAAPRKVAPIENKLPCSLEDLYKGTTKKMKISREILDVSGRATQTEEILTIGVKPGWKKGTKITFPEKGNEHPGVIPADLVFIIDEKPHPVFARDGNDLIVTQKISLAEALTGYTVNLTTLDGRTLTIPVTNVIHPEYEEVVPKEGMPLQKDQTKKGNLRIKFSIKFPARLTTEQKSGFKKLLG
- the LOC130500692 gene encoding 26S proteasome non-ATPase regulatory subunit 2 homolog B isoform X1, coding for MAPGPDPNSVGDGAKRDEATTKVPSKDPKKKDDKKEEDLSEEDLQLKQNLELYVERVQDPNPELQKAALESMRQEIRASTSSMTSVPKPLKFLRPHYGTLKEFHKNMAESDLKKLLADILSVLALTMSAEGERESLGYRLTGSEGDIGSWGHEYVRNLAGEIAEEYTVRQGEESSIEDLMDLVQQIVAFHMKHNAETEAVDLLMDVEDLDLLLEHVDRTNFRRTCNYLTSAAKYLPGPDDMLVLDIAYMIYIKFEEYPNALQIALFLDNMQYVKQVFTSCTDLLRKKQFCYMISRHGITFELDPEMVENDVDREMLQDIVNNTKLSEGYLTLARDIEVMEAKTPEDIYKAHLLDGRASSGPSADSARQNLAATFVNAFVNAGFGQDKLMTVPSDSTSGSAGNWLFKNKEHGKTSAAASLGMILLWDVDAGLTHLDKYFHTNDNPIIAGALLGVGIVNCGIKNDCDPALALLGEYIDKEDSSVRIGAIMGLGIAYAGSQNDQIKSSLSPILNDAKAPLDVIAFAALSLGMIYVGSCNEEVAQSIIFALMDRSEAELGEALTRFLPLGLGLLYLGKQESVEATAEVSKTFNEKIRKYCDMTLLSCAYAGTGNVLKVQDLLAQCGEHLEKGDNHQGPAVLGLAMVAMSEELGLDMAIRSLERVLQYGEQNVRRAVPLALGLLCISNPKVTVMDTLSRLSHDTDSEVAMSAIISLGLIGAGTNNARIAGMLRNLSSYYYKDASLLFCVRIAQGLVHMGKGLLTLSPFHSERLLLSPTALAGIVTLLHACLDMKSIILGKYHYVLYFLVLAMQPRMMLTVDENLKPISVPVRVGQAVDVVGQAGRPKTITGFQTHSTPVLLAAGERAELATDKYIPLSPILEGFIILKENPDYREE
- the LOC130500692 gene encoding 26S proteasome non-ATPase regulatory subunit 2 homolog B isoform X2; the encoded protein is MAPGPDPNSVGDGAKRDEATTKVPSKDPKKKDDKKEEDLSEEDLQLKQNLELYVERVQDPNPELQKAALESMRQEIRASTSSMTSVPKPLKFLRPHYGTLKEFHKNMAESDLKKLLADILSVLALTMSAEGERESLGYRLTGSEGDIGSWGHEYVRNLAGEIAEEYTVRQGEESSIEDLMDLVQQIVAFHMKHNAETEAVDLLMDVEDLDLLLEHVDRTNFRRTCNYLTSAAKYLPGPDDMLVLDIAYMIYIKFEEYPNALQIALFLDNMQYVKQVFTSCTDLLRKKQFCYMISRHGITFELDPEMVENDVDREMLQDIVNNTKLSEGYLTLARDIEVMEAKTPEDIYKAHLLDGRASSGPSADSARQNLAATFVNAFVNAGFGQDKLMTVPSDSTSGSAGNWLFKNKEHGKTSAAASLGMILLWDVDAGLTHLDKYFHTNDNPIIAGALLGVGIVNCGIKNDCDPALALLGEYIDKEDSSVRIGAIMGLGIAYAGSQNDQIKSSLSPILNDAKAPLDVIAFAALSLGMIYVGSCNEEVAQSIIFALMDRSEAELGEALTRFLPLGLGLLYLGKQESVEATAEVSKTFNEKIRKYCDMTLLSCAYAGTGNVLKVQDLLAQCGEHLEKGDNHQGPAVLGLAMVAMSEELGLDMAIRSLERVLQYGEQNVRRAVPLALGLLCISNPKVTVMDTLSRLSHDTDSEVAMSAIISLGLIGAGTNNARIAGMLRNLSSYYYKDASLLFCVRIAQGLVHMGKGLLTLSPFHSERLLLSPTALAGIVTLLHACLDMKSIILGKYHFVLYFLVLAMQPRMMLTVDENLKPISVPVRVGQAVDVVGQAGRPKTITGFQTHSTPVLLAAGERAELATDKYIPLSPILEGFIILKENPDYREE
- the LOC108848555 gene encoding uncharacterized protein LOC108848555 isoform X2; protein product: MGVDYYKLLQVDRSASDDDLKKAYRKLAMKWHPDKNPTNKKEAEAKFKQISEAYDVLSDPQKRAVYDQYGEEGLKGNVPPPNATGGGGASYFSTGFNPRSADDIFAEFFGFSTPFGGGGGGGGGGGSSHHNHHHHHHHHQAAPRKVAPIENKLPCSLEDLYKGTTKKMKISREILDVSGATQTEEILTIGVKPGWKKGTKITFPEKGNEHPGVIPADLVFIIDEKPHPVFARDGNDLIVTQKISLAEALTGYTVNLTTLDGRTLTIPVTNVIHPEYEEVVPKEGMPLQKDQTKKGNLRIKFSIKFPARLTTEQKSGFKKLLG
- the LOC130494510 gene encoding uncharacterized protein LOC130494510, producing MRIKTISRSVDEFTRERSQDLQRVFHNFDPSLRPMEKAVEYQRALTAAKLEKIFARPFVGAMDGHRDGISCMAKNPNYLKGIFSASMDGDIRLWDIATRRTVCQFPGHQGAVRGLTVSTDGNVLVSCGIDSTVRLWNVPRPSLEDSDLSSEKSAEPSAVYVCKNALLAVDHQFEGELFATAGAQIDIWNHNRSQPVHSFKPGNDSVISVRFNPGEPDILAVSSNDRRMIIYDIRMSSAAREIRMQTKTNSIAWNPMEPMNFTGANEDGNCYSFDGRKNEEAKCVHKDHVSAVMDIDFSPTGREFVTGSYDRSVRIFPYNGGHSREIYHTKRMQRVFCVKYSSDATYVISGSDDTNLRLWKAKASEQLGVILPREQKKHEYNEAVKNRYKHLPEIKRIVRHRHLPKPIYKAIAESRAVNNAKKRKDDRRKASSAPGTIVTKPLRTRRIINEREVE
- the LOC130500694 gene encoding PAMP-induced secreted peptide 1-like; translated protein: MRRSSWSTILIVVMMVSLLVLEHLVVPAAAGRVLMEKPGEERATVMSVEKMKSTVGSWFQRLASGPSPRGRGH